Part of the Catalinimonas alkaloidigena genome is shown below.
TTTCGTGCTGATCGTGCAGTGTTTCTTCTATCTCTTTAAGTTCTTCATTTACCTGCCCTTCCCCCTCTAGCTTACGGAGTACTTCACGTGCTTTTTCAGGTTGGTTATTCTTATAAAGCCAGCGAGGGCTTTCTGGAATGAAAAAGAGTAAAATAAAAAACAAAGTTGAGGGAATAGCTTCACTACCCAACATATATCGCCAACTTTCATCACCAAATGAGCTGGCAAACAGCAGGTTGGTAAAGTAAACGACCAAAATACCAATCACAATGGTAAGTTGATTGATTGAAACCAACCGACCTCTCCTATCAGCAGGAGAAATTTCGGCAATGTATGTAGGTGAAAGTGCTGAGGCAGCTCCTACTCCTATTCCACCCAATATTCGCGCGAAAACGAAAAAGGTAAAACTGGTAGCCAGTGCAGTGCCTATGGCTGAAAAGGTAAACAGAACGGCAGTAACGATCAGCACCTTTTTTCTTCCCAGTAAATCACTGGTAAAACCAGCTGAAAAAGCTCCGAGTATACACCCCACAATAACGCTAGAAACGGCCCAGCCTAGTGATACGGAATCAAGGTCAAAATATTTTTGAATGAAAGGATTTGCTCCTGAAATTACAGCGGTGTCAAATCCAAAGAGGAAGCCTCCCAATGCTGCTATAAAAGTGATTGTAATCACATAGGTGTGCTTTTTCATAAATAAAGATTAGGCGTTAGTTAGTTTAGCATTTTCAAAAACGCTTCCAATTTGCAAAAAATAGCTATCAGTGCAAAGCTTAGTTTTTATGCTTTTGATATTTGCTCCATAATGAATGCATTCTTTTAACTCTTTAGTAATTCTTTATATTTGTCAGCCATTAAGTATATTCTTCGTCCTTTTATTGATTATGACCTACAGGTTTGTCCGTGCTTGCATTCGCTGGTTTATACGTTCTTTCTCACCAACAACGTTGATCACAGCTAAGGATAGTCTTCCCACTGATGCACCTTTCATATTAATTTGTGATGCAGATAACCCATATAAAACAGCCTTATTTCTGACCGCCCATGCGAATAAACCACTAAGGTTTATCAAAGCTGTGCATAGGCCACTTAGCTATTTCAAATTACTGGCTTTCAATATTTTACATATTGAACCATTGCTAAAAATCAGTAAGCACCCTAAAGCCAAGGCATATTCACATACTTACTGGAAAGGCGCTAGAGAATTAATCATTCAGAACCAAGTGCCAGTATTTTTTACGTCTCAAAAACATGAGACTATATATGTGGATAAAAGCGTTGCTAAATTAGCCCTTCAAACCTCCTCTGTTTTTGATTTCACCCTTTCTTTAAAAATTATTCCTGTTAAAGTATACAGCCGTTCTGATGGTTTTCTAAGCATAAAATTTCTAAAAGGGATTTCAATAGCTGCTTACGAAAAAGAATATAAACAATGCCCGGCTCGTGCTATTAATGAGATTACCGGCAAACTTCAGGAGGCTTTCACATTATCGGCTTATGCAGATGATAACAAATCTCCTGATTTAACTGCTGAGCTGGTATCGTAATTAATTTTCTTTCATTTATCTGGGCATCTGTTACAAATTCCGAAGAAGATCTATGTAGATGCACAAAAAGTAATTATAATTATTAGTTTTGTAATGCAATCTATTGCATTGCAACACCTATTACGAAAATTGACATATGAAGGCATTTTTAGATAAAAATTTTTTACTGCAATCTGATGTTGCACAGCAACTTTACCATAAGCATGCTGCGGACACCCCCATCATTGATTACCACTGTCATTTACCCCCCGACCAGATTGCCGCTGACAAAAAATTTAAAAACTTAACTGAGATCTGGCTGTACGGTGACCATTATAAATGGCGTGCCATGAGGACCAATGGCATTGATGAAAAATACTGCACCGGCGATGCGGATGATTATGATAAATTTCTGAAATACGCTGAAACTGTACCTTATACACTGCGCAATCCTCTGTATCACTGGACGCATCTGGAATTGAGAAGGTATTTCGGGATTGAAAAAATTTTGAATGGAGATACTGCCGGAGAAATTTATCATCAATGTAACGAACAGCTACAGGAAGATAAGATGAGCTGTAGAAACATTCTGAGGAATATGAATGTAAAAGTGGTTTGTACTACCGATGATCCGGCTGACAACTTAGCGCATCACGCAAAACTCAGAGAAGATGGCTATGAGATCAAAGTACTTCCTACATTCAGGGCAGACAAATCTATGGCAGTTGATGATCCTGAAACTTACCTTGCTTACCTGGAAAAGCTGGAAAAAGCTTCAAATGTAAATATTGCGAGCTATGATGACCTACTGCAGGCTTTGCGTAAAAGACATGACTTCTTTGCGGAAGCGGGCTGCCGCCTTTCGGACCACGGTATCAATAACTTTTTCTCCGAAGAATACACAGCTGAAGAAGTAAAAAAGTATTTTGATCAGCTGAGGTCAGGTAAAAAATTAGATGCATTAGCAGTTGAAAAGCTAAAGTCAGCTATACTTTACGAACTTGCTGTTATGGACCATGAAAAAGGCTGGACACAGCAATTTCATGTAGGTGCCATGCGCAATAATAACAGTCGTATGTTGCGTCAATTAGGCCCTGACACTGGTTTTGACTCCATAGGAGACTATCGTATTGGCGCCCCGATGTCTCGTTTCTTTGACCGTCTGGATGCTACTGACCAGCTGGCCAAAACCATTATTTACAACTTAAATCCCCGGGATAATTACCTGGTAGGTACTATGACTGGGAATTTTAATGATGGCTCTACTCCCGGCAAAATGCAGTTTGGATCAGGCTGGTGGTTTCTGGATCAGAAAGAAGGGATGGAGATGCAAATGAACGCTCTTTCTAACCTTGGATTACTAAGTCGCTTCGTTGGTATGCTTACCGATTCAAGAAGTTTTCTTTCTTACCCCCGACACGAATATTTCCGCAGAATTCTCTGTAACTTGTTGGGCAATGATGTTGTCAACGGTGAGCTGCCCCATGATATGGAGCTGCTTGGACAAACTGTTGAGAACATTTGCTATTATAACGCAAAAGCATTTTTTGCTTTTGATTGATTTTCTTAGACCAATAATTAAATAATAACTAATCACATCCTGTAAAACCTATGCGTAAAAAAGTAGTAACTTTTGGAGAAATCATGTTGCGACTGGCCACGCCCAGCTACCAACGCTTTATCCAGGCCACTGATTTTGAAGCTACCTATGGTGGCGGAGAAGCCAATGTCGCAGTATCGCTCGCCAACTACGGCCTTTCGCCTCAGTTTGTTACCCGACTGCCTCAGAACGATATCGGCAAAGCTGCCCTCTCTACTTTAAAAAAATACAATGTCGGTACCGACTATATCGCTTTTGGCGGAGACCGCCTGGGCATCTACTTTCTGGAATCCGGCGCTGTAAGCCGGGGCAGCAAAGTGGTCTATGACCGAGCCAACTCTGCGCTTTCTGAAATCCAGCCCGGCATGATTGACTGGGACAAAGCCCTGGACGGTGCCGAGTGGTTTCACTGGACAGGCATCACTCCAGCCGTTTCTCAGGGCGCAGCCGATGTCTGCCTGGAAGGCGTAAAAGCAGCCAATGCCAAAGGGATCACCGTTTCTACTGACCTCAACTACCGCAAAAACCTCTGGAAATATGGCAAGAAAGCTTCTGAAGTAATGCCTGAGCTGGTAGCAGGCTGTGACATCATCCTGGGCAATGAAGAAGATGCGGAGAAAGTGTTTGGCATACATCCTGAAGGTGTAGACGTCACCAAAGGCCATGTGGAAGCAGCAGCATATGAGTCGGTCTGTAGCCAGCTGATGGAGAAATTTCCCAGAGCCAGGAAGGCGATCATCACCTTAAGAGGCTCTATCAGTGCCAGCCACAACAGCTGGTCGGGCGTGCTCTACGATGGCAAGCAACTGTATGAAGCCCCTACTTACCAGATCACGCACATTGTAGACCGCGTAGGGGGAGGAGACTCATTCATGGGCGGCTTGATCTATGGCTTGCTCACTTATCCGGATGATGACCAGCAGGCACTCAACTTTGCGGTAGCCGCTTCATGCCTGAAGCATACCATCCACGGAGATTTCAACCTTGTAACTGTAGATGAGGTAGAGAAGCTCATGAGCGGAGATGCTTCGGGTAGAGTTTCACGTTAAATTTAATGGCTGATGAGGAATGACTAATTAATCATTCCTCATTTTTCATCATTCATTCATCAATAAACATTATTCATTACTAAGCAATGGCAAGATTTTCTAGAATTGAAGTGGCGCTTAAAATGAAAGAGACTGGTATTGTACCAGTGTTCTTTCACAAAGATTTAGACCTGTGTAAAGAGGTCGTAAAGGCCTGTTACGAAGGAGGTGTGAGGGTATTTGAATTCACAAACCGGGGTGACTATGCTCATGAAGTATTTTCTGAGCTTAATAAATTTGCCGAAAAAGAGGCTCCTGAAATGATCATGGGAGTGGGCTCTATCAATGAACCCGGTACGGCTTCACTTTATATGCAACTAGGCGCTAACTTTATCGTTTCTCCTGTGCTGAATCCTGAAATGGCTAAAGTATGTAACCGACGCAAAGTTTCCTGGTCACCAGGTTGCGGGTCATTATCTGAAATCTCATATGCTGAAGAATTGGGTGCCGAAGTGGTAAAAATATTTCCTGGCACCGAAGTGGGTGGCCCCAATTTCGTGAAAGGTGTTAAAGCACCACATCCCTGGACGAGCATTATGCCTACCGGTGGAGTTTCACCTACGCAGGAAAACCTCTCTGCCTGGTTCAATGCCGGTGTACACTGTGTGGGTATGGGGTCAAAGCTGATCACCAAAGAAATCATCGCTCAAAAGGATTTTGCCGCTCTACAACAGAAAGTGAAGGAAGCGATGGATATTGTGAAAAGCTTGAGCAAATAAGTAGAGGAAGCAAGCATACAATAACCGAAAACAAGCAATGACAAAACTCAACTTTAGTTCTTATAAAATTCTATTACTATTATTAGTTCTTAGCATTTTCACATCTTGTAATCGTATCGGAGGAGTGCGCACCTTAAAAATTGCGCATTCTAACGATGCCTCACACCCTGTACATCATGGCATGCTTTACCTGGCGGAAAAAGTTGAAGAGAAATCCGGTGGTAAACTCTTGGTAAATGTATATCCCAGCGCACAGCTTGGTCAGGAAAGAGAATGTATTGAGCTACTTCAGATTGGCAGCCTGGCCATGACGAAATCCTCAGCGGCAGTGATGGAAGGTTTTGCTCCTAATTTCAAGGTACTTTCTTTACCCTACATCTTTAGAGACAAAGAACATCAATTTAATGTGCTGGATGGAGATGTAGGAAAGGAACTGATGCTTGAAGGTGAAAAATACTGGCTCAGGGGAGTTACCTTTTATGATGCCGGTAGCCGAAGCTTCTATACCAAAGATGCCCCGGTAGAAGAGCCTGCGGACCTGATAGGAAAAAAAATCCGTGTAATGCCCAGTAACACCGCTATCAATATGGTGCAGGAGTTAGGGGGCTCTCCTACCCCGATTTCTTACGGAGAACTGTATACTGCCCTTCAGCAAGGTGTGGTAGATGCTGCTGAAAATAATCCACCCAGCTTCTTTTTCTCCCGTCATTATGAAGTTTGTAAATACTATTCTTTGAATGAGCATACTTCTATCCCTGATATTTTATTGATCAGTACGATTGTCTGGAATACATTAAATGAGCAGGAGCAACAATGGCTACAGGAGGCTGCTGAGGAGTCAGCAGTGTATCAAAGGGAACTTTGGGCTAAATCAGAGAAGGAATCAATTGAGGCGGTAAAAGCTGCGGGAGTCACTGTTACCTATCCTGACAAATCCAAGTTTGCTGAAAAGGTAAAACCACTTTATGAAACATATAAGGATCAGCCTGAAGTATATGATTTCATTCAAAGAATTCAAGCAGTAAATTGATTGAAATTTCCTATTTACAAAGCTGATTACACAACCCTATGAAATTTAAACATACCCTAGACAAAATCCTGGAAATTGTATTGGTGGGCATCATGGCGATTATGGTTATCAATGTATTGTGGCAGGTTGGTAGCCGTTTTATTCTTCAATCACCCAGCTCTTTTACTGATGAACTAGCACGATACCTCTTGATATGGTTGAGTATTTTGGGAGCAAGTTATGTCACCGGTAAGAGAATGCATCTGTCGATTGATTTATTAGCTCAGAAGGTAAGTGTTGAAAGAAGAAAGTCATTAAACACACTTATATACAGTATTGTAGCCCTATTTGCATTCTTAGCCATGGTCGTAGGCGGTGCAAATCTGGTATACATAGTTTCTTCACTCGGACAAACCTCTCCCGCGCTGGAAATACCACTTTCAACCGTATACATAGTGCTGCCTATTGGAGGAGCAATCATCATTTACTATAGCATCCTCAATATACTTCATCCTGTCAAAGAAGAAGACAGTTCCATTTCAGAGACAGTAGAATAAATACACTGACCTACAACCAGCTTTTTATGTACCTTTTAGAAATCATCATACTTGTTTTAAGCTTTGTCATTTTGTTAGGGCTTGGTGTCCCTATCGCCTTCAGTATTGGAATCTCTGCAATGCTCACGATGATGATAAGCATTTCCGCCATGCCATCATTTACTACCATAGCACAAAGAATGGCTACCGGCTTGGACAGTTTTGCCTTATTAGCCATTCCATTCTTCATACTAGCCGGACAGCTCATGAATCGAGGGGGAATCGCGGCAAAGCTCATAGATTTTGCTAAAGTATTAGTTGGGAAGCTTCCCGGTGGATTGGCTTATGTAAATATTATTGCTGCCATGTTATTTGGTGCTATTTCAGGCTCAGCGGTAGCAGCCGCTTCTGCGATTGGAGGGATTATGAATCCACGCATGGCAAAAGAAGGTTACTCTAAACCTTTTAGCGCAGCTGTCAATATCACAGCTGCTACTACAGGAATGATTATTCCTCCCAGCAACATACTGATCGTATACTCACTGGCCAGTGGTGGCGTATCCATCGCAGCACTTTTTGTAGCGGGATATATTCCAGGGCTTATTGTAGGGCTCTCCTTAATGATCGTTGCCGGTGTTTTTGCTTATCGCAAAGGCTATCCGGTGGGCGAAGGAGCAAGCCTGAAAGAAGCTGTTTTGAAGTTTCTGGATGCAATTCCAAGCCTCGTATTGTTGGTTTTGGTCATTGGTGGTATTATCGCAGGCATATTTACTGCAACTGAAGCTTCTGCGGTTGCGGTATTATACACTTTAATACTATCCATGGTCTTCTACCGCAAAGTAGGCTGGAAAGATCTTCCTGGCATTTTCCTTCAGACAGTAAATACTACTTCCATCGTTATGATTTTGATAGGCACCTCAGTAGGAATGTCCTGGGTGATGTCGTATGAAAACCTCCCCCAGGGAGTAAGTAATGCCTTATTGTCCATCAGCGACAATCCTATCATTGTACTATTACTTATCAACCTCATTTTACTTTTTGTCGGGGTATTTATGGATATGACACCTGCAGTACTGATTTTTACTCCTATTTTTCTTCCGGTGGTCACCGAGTTAGGTATGGACCCGACCCACTTTGGAATCGTGATGGTGCTCAATCTATGCATCGGCTTATGCACCCCACCCGTAGGCTCAGTATTATTCGTCGGATGTAGTGTCGCTAAAATTGGGATTGATAAAGTAATCAGACCGTTACTTCCCCTGTTTATCGCGATGGTAATTGCGCTTATCATTGTCACTTACATTCCGGCCTTAAGTTTATGGTTACCTTCTTTCTTTGGCTTATGATG
Proteins encoded:
- a CDS encoding sugar porter family MFS transporter — encoded protein: MKKHTYVITITFIAALGGFLFGFDTAVISGANPFIQKYFDLDSVSLGWAVSSVIVGCILGAFSAGFTSDLLGRKKVLIVTAVLFTFSAIGTALATSFTFFVFARILGGIGVGAASALSPTYIAEISPADRRGRLVSINQLTIVIGILVVYFTNLLFASSFGDESWRYMLGSEAIPSTLFFILLFFIPESPRWLYKNNQPEKAREVLRKLEGEGQVNEELKEIEETLHDQHEKVAFGDLFKGKMSKIMMIGIVLAMLQQLVGINAIIYYAPNIFASAGAGLESALAQTVAIGAVNLTFTFVAIYMVDRIGRRPLLLAGSVGMTVSLTFLVFSFLSDTAGGYGVLFSILGYIASFAATHAAVMWVVVSEIFPNKYRGSAMSVSLFLHWSSTYLVTQTFPWMLENKGGAFSFGIFAIISALSFIFVWFFVPETKGKSLEQIEKELV
- the uxaC gene encoding glucuronate isomerase, producing MKAFLDKNFLLQSDVAQQLYHKHAADTPIIDYHCHLPPDQIAADKKFKNLTEIWLYGDHYKWRAMRTNGIDEKYCTGDADDYDKFLKYAETVPYTLRNPLYHWTHLELRRYFGIEKILNGDTAGEIYHQCNEQLQEDKMSCRNILRNMNVKVVCTTDDPADNLAHHAKLREDGYEIKVLPTFRADKSMAVDDPETYLAYLEKLEKASNVNIASYDDLLQALRKRHDFFAEAGCRLSDHGINNFFSEEYTAEEVKKYFDQLRSGKKLDALAVEKLKSAILYELAVMDHEKGWTQQFHVGAMRNNNSRMLRQLGPDTGFDSIGDYRIGAPMSRFFDRLDATDQLAKTIIYNLNPRDNYLVGTMTGNFNDGSTPGKMQFGSGWWFLDQKEGMEMQMNALSNLGLLSRFVGMLTDSRSFLSYPRHEYFRRILCNLLGNDVVNGELPHDMELLGQTVENICYYNAKAFFAFD
- a CDS encoding sugar kinase translates to MRKKVVTFGEIMLRLATPSYQRFIQATDFEATYGGGEANVAVSLANYGLSPQFVTRLPQNDIGKAALSTLKKYNVGTDYIAFGGDRLGIYFLESGAVSRGSKVVYDRANSALSEIQPGMIDWDKALDGAEWFHWTGITPAVSQGAADVCLEGVKAANAKGITVSTDLNYRKNLWKYGKKASEVMPELVAGCDIILGNEEDAEKVFGIHPEGVDVTKGHVEAAAYESVCSQLMEKFPRARKAIITLRGSISASHNSWSGVLYDGKQLYEAPTYQITHIVDRVGGGDSFMGGLIYGLLTYPDDDQQALNFAVAASCLKHTIHGDFNLVTVDEVEKLMSGDASGRVSR
- a CDS encoding bifunctional 4-hydroxy-2-oxoglutarate aldolase/2-dehydro-3-deoxy-phosphogluconate aldolase encodes the protein MARFSRIEVALKMKETGIVPVFFHKDLDLCKEVVKACYEGGVRVFEFTNRGDYAHEVFSELNKFAEKEAPEMIMGVGSINEPGTASLYMQLGANFIVSPVLNPEMAKVCNRRKVSWSPGCGSLSEISYAEELGAEVVKIFPGTEVGGPNFVKGVKAPHPWTSIMPTGGVSPTQENLSAWFNAGVHCVGMGSKLITKEIIAQKDFAALQQKVKEAMDIVKSLSK
- a CDS encoding TRAP transporter substrate-binding protein gives rise to the protein MTKLNFSSYKILLLLLVLSIFTSCNRIGGVRTLKIAHSNDASHPVHHGMLYLAEKVEEKSGGKLLVNVYPSAQLGQERECIELLQIGSLAMTKSSAAVMEGFAPNFKVLSLPYIFRDKEHQFNVLDGDVGKELMLEGEKYWLRGVTFYDAGSRSFYTKDAPVEEPADLIGKKIRVMPSNTAINMVQELGGSPTPISYGELYTALQQGVVDAAENNPPSFFFSRHYEVCKYYSLNEHTSIPDILLISTIVWNTLNEQEQQWLQEAAEESAVYQRELWAKSEKESIEAVKAAGVTVTYPDKSKFAEKVKPLYETYKDQPEVYDFIQRIQAVN
- a CDS encoding TRAP transporter small permease, producing the protein MKFKHTLDKILEIVLVGIMAIMVINVLWQVGSRFILQSPSSFTDELARYLLIWLSILGASYVTGKRMHLSIDLLAQKVSVERRKSLNTLIYSIVALFAFLAMVVGGANLVYIVSSLGQTSPALEIPLSTVYIVLPIGGAIIIYYSILNILHPVKEEDSSISETVE
- a CDS encoding TRAP transporter large permease, giving the protein MYLLEIIILVLSFVILLGLGVPIAFSIGISAMLTMMISISAMPSFTTIAQRMATGLDSFALLAIPFFILAGQLMNRGGIAAKLIDFAKVLVGKLPGGLAYVNIIAAMLFGAISGSAVAAASAIGGIMNPRMAKEGYSKPFSAAVNITAATTGMIIPPSNILIVYSLASGGVSIAALFVAGYIPGLIVGLSLMIVAGVFAYRKGYPVGEGASLKEAVLKFLDAIPSLVLLVLVIGGIIAGIFTATEASAVAVLYTLILSMVFYRKVGWKDLPGIFLQTVNTTSIVMILIGTSVGMSWVMSYENLPQGVSNALLSISDNPIIVLLLINLILLFVGVFMDMTPAVLIFTPIFLPVVTELGMDPTHFGIVMVLNLCIGLCTPPVGSVLFVGCSVAKIGIDKVIRPLLPLFIAMVIALIIVTYIPALSLWLPSFFGL